The proteins below come from a single Corylus avellana chromosome ca3, CavTom2PMs-1.0 genomic window:
- the LOC132174295 gene encoding uncharacterized protein LOC132174295, translating to METCVGHQFRTWYPTDLPPELNSITLEKIFWEDSMKVYDCETGFQVQQSTKGIFVSQLKYAKDLVKRFGLDGKSHARTPMSTSVKLSANVVEKSVEQSLYSRMIGCLLYLTASWPDISFSVGVCARFQANPKESHLTAVKQILRNTNLDLAGMMIVYCDNTSAINISKNPVQHSHTKHIDIRHHFIHDLVETQVVSLEFMPTEHQLADLFTKLLDGSRFEYLRNAIGVCDLS from the exons ATGGAAACATGTGTTGGCCACCAGTTCCGAACATGGTATCCAACGGACCTTCCACCAGAGTTAAACTCAATCACCCTAGAGAAAATTTTCTGGGAGGATTCGATGAAGGTCTACGACTGTGAAACAG GCTTCCAAGTCCAGCAATCCACtaaaggtatttttgtgtccCAACTGAAGTATGCCAAAGATCTTGTGAAAAGATTCGGTTTGGATGGAAAAAGTCATGCTCGCACACCCATGAGTACGAGTGTCAAGCTGAGTGCAAATGTGGTTGAGAAATCTGTTGAACAATCTTTGTACAGCAGAATGATAGGTTGCCTCCTCTACCTTACAGCTAGTTGGCCTGATATATCCTTCAGTGTGGGTGTCTGTGCGCGATTTCAAGCTAATCCCAAGGAATCCCATTTGACAGCCGTTAAACAGATCCTCAG AAACACAAATCTTGATCTTGCAG GGATGATGATTGTCTATTGTGACAATACTAGTGCCATCAATATATCGAAGAATCCGGTTCAACACTCTCACACGAAGCATATTGACATTCGTCATCACTTCATCCATGACTTGGTCGAGACCCAGGTGGTATCGCTTGAATTTATGCCTACTGAACATCAATTAGCTGACCTGTTTACAAAACTCCTAGATGGCTCTAGGTTTGAGTATCTCAGGAATGCTATTGGTGTATGCGATCTCTCATGA